In a genomic window of Phragmites australis chromosome 14, lpPhrAust1.1, whole genome shotgun sequence:
- the LOC133889991 gene encoding polygalacturonase inhibitor 1-like, with the protein MASTTSFFLPVVLLVAAAAAPARSSPHPPPRCPPSDLHALLSVKQSLGNPATLSTWSPASGDCCKWDHVRCDEAGRVNNVFIDGADDVHGQIPSAVAGLTALMSLSLFRLPGLTGAIPPCLTALSNLQFLTISHTNVSGTIPESLVRLRILDSVDLSNNRLTGSIPNSFADLPNLRSLDLRHNQLTGSIPAGLVQGQFRSLILSYNQLTGPIPRDDAQDEINTVDLSHNRLTGDASHLFAPGRPIGKVDLSWNNLDFDLSKLVFPPELTYLDLSHNRIRGTVPASLARLSTLEKLDLSYNHLCGPLPKMHGVIRHGCKPYEHNQCLRGAPIETCHRL; encoded by the coding sequence ATGGCGTCGACCACCTCGTTCTTCCTCCCCGTTGTCCTGCTCGTGGCAGCagccgcggcgccggcgcggtcCTCGCCGCACCCGCCGCCCCGGTGCCCGCCGAGCGACCTGCACGCGCTGCTCAGCGTGAAGCAGTCGCTGGGCAACCCGGCCACACTGTCGACGTGGTCCCCGGCGTCGGGCGACTGCTGCAAGTGGGACCACGTCCGCTGCGACGAGGCCGGGCGCGTGAACAATGTCTTCATCGACGGCGCGGACGACGTGCACGGCCAGATCCCGTCCGCGGTGGCGGGCCTCACGGCGCTCATGTCGCTGTCCCTCTTCCGCCTCCCGGGGCTCACGGGAGCCATCCCGCCCTGCCTCACCGCGCTCTCCAACCTACAGTTCCTCACCATCTCCCACACCAACGTCTCCGGCACCATCCCGGAGTCCCTGGTGCGGCTCCGCATCCTCGACTCCGTCGACCTTTCCAACAACCGCCTCACGGGCTCCATCCCCAACTCCTTCGCCGACCTCCCCAACCTCCGGTCGCTGGACCTCCGCCACAACCAGCTCACGGGCTCCATCCCGGCCGGGCTCGTGCAGGGCCAGTTCCGGTCGCTGATCCTGTCCTACAACCAGCTCACCGGCCCGATCCCCCGCGACGACGCGCAGGACGAGATCAACACTGTGGACCTCTCCCACAACCGGCTCACCGGCGACGCGTCCCACCTGTTCGCGCCGGGCCGGCCCATCGGCAAGGTCGACCTCTCGTGGAACAACCTCGACTTCGACCTCAGCAAGCTCGTGTTCCCGCCGGAGCTGACGTACCTCGACCTGTCCCACAACCGCATCAGGGGCACCGTGCCGGCGTCGCTGGCCCGGCTGTCCACGCTGGAAAAGCTGGACCTCAGCTACAACCACCTCTGCGGGCCGCTCCCGAAGATGCACGGCGTGATCCGCCACGGGTGCAAGCCGTACGAGCACAACCAGTGCCTCCGCGGGGCGCCGATCGAGACCTGCCACCGGTTGTGA
- the LOC133891770 gene encoding uncharacterized protein LOC133891770 — MQLRFRPLAASAVGGRGFHAAPPRPVSRSKGRPCNKVVSFSSSGKEGEEAAGRETPDEARQRLAELDALLEGLTEPKMRPPPPPPPPDPYLDRDMITRRGPTEELPEFSPTYVAFSTLALVILTIFTNVMFNLYIKPSVDGVDQPVRIQRVPMVDPADRNSSSFRTDT; from the exons ATGCAGCTGCGCTTCCGCCCGCTCGCCGCGAGTGCCGTCGGAGGAAGAGGCTTTCATGCGGCACCTCCCCGCCCCGTAAGCCGGAGCAAGGGGAGGCCGTGTAACAAGGTAGTCAGCTTCTCGTCGTCGGGGAAGGAGGGCGAGGAGGCAGCGGGGCGCGAGACGCCGGACGAGGCACGGCAGCGGCTGGCGGAGCTCGACGCGCTGCTGGAGGGACTTACCGAGCCCAAgatgcggccgccgccgccccctccccctccgG ACCCGTACTTGGACCGAGATATGATAACACGGCGTGGACCAACTGAAGAATTGCCGGAATTTTCTCCAACGTATGTGGCATTCTCAACACTTGCACTTGTTATCCTCACGATATTCACCAACGTCATGTTCAATCTGTACATCAAACCTTCCGTGGACGGCGTCGATCAGCCTGTAAGAATTCAGAGAGTGCCCATGGTCGATCCAGCTGACCGCAATTCGAGTAGCTTCCGCACAGACACATAG
- the LOC133891769 gene encoding uncharacterized protein LOC133891769, which yields MAASGSGGEPVRPWTAASTWAPAGGGAVEDAVSFETSDYDAEASPSGVVLSRPPPDGDGDTPPCEVTVCFRGKYEIHRVYVRSTARIYEIYHSTDAKGTSKDYLCTVRCGLAINEPQPSGEESMAQWSSNASTSKKHEETKNVSSSSDEESWVDVKIPESPVGNDTSESQERNAVGTYQENALAHYEATAEMTDVSPCVSLTVRLLSLQSKASVHIEEIYIFADPVESTNDNSVTGRGNMGDSSLLAMLVPGLMQMSKSRSWKIDDRYFSHGSRTQLTQDCAIKESIPCENIALEAGSCSKDDSKYTPAGVESGINLTDGGTVSKEKSSQCDFQFKDPKSFPLPLQTAENTQVPSVKDQRVSNTDQLANPLMNEFSPPYNHIERKLDTLLSKVEKIELYCSRFDDSMMKPLGSIEARLQRLEQQFDLFSLEIQSFRGSSARMPAPDGQSDTTNSQEKAHNVGNARTTASITDRQPGLAVRAPDFSSEDSCGYNVTDRGLAVRAPYFSSEDSCCYNVSDENQVSFRGSNMVPRLLVKVPDFISQPELTGEKLHNGPFSPVAFALSSGKERKTSPGLVVKVPEFPDDDDDDDDEVEEEKEAEVGDHDDGHTQYDDTMAKSTADSSKSKIPVSINGALASALEALLTSTRGTSSSKSVVCTASNLGAENTNDSSSCSLSPEKVDEMSTKDVSANKFPGTFDNANLVGTFISSQEIDAAPHTSLSKAMLDGKVEVNKQSNDLNSGKVAFVASTEPLGVPSQPHAFEESIDDQSRVSGLNNGPNFGIVPFVASTGPFDPPTVFESVDSEAPVNESRPAVSLAEFLAARNAISCKNGTSEVCGGNDGAELLSLERTLAGAGKNSKNISQLLVKKALEVDADDTELFSSVPAVENFKGSSYATTGNAANGHDINTIETVSDKDCGPENTGNSVRLSVGMDSAFLQCSATDSKKKGIESSLGSSLDESFLKPNAEHSWSLSSMESFSGAPAKEPVVLATTTSGKYAEDLLAGIGVGSTVTPIAEEEFQKVCDLLYNYKANMLGMASTTKTTSKGSPSLEVLLGESFGSEAQISELGDIHNDAGMSSAQLFSTFTSSDDDAASAAEESLVDVADLTRPSEPYASALNEPLIDVACLTNPSGTYAPAVGEPSTDAFDPPNPSETYASGVNEPWANVDDLPKPLEIFAGGSSGEHLDSLI from the exons ATGGCGGCGTCGGGATCGGGAGGCGAGCCCGTCCGGCCCTGGACGGCGGCCAGCACGTGGGCcccggccggcggcggggccGTGGAGGACGCCGTCTCGTTCGAGACCTCCGACTACGACGCCGAGGCTTCCCCCTCGGGCGTCGTGCTCTCCCGCCCGCCCCCCGACGGGGACGGCGACACCCCTCCCTGTGAGGTCACTG TTTGTTTCAGGGGAAAATATGAGATTCATAGGGTCTATGTGCGAAGCACAGCTCGGATTTATGAAATATACCATTCTACCGATGCAAAGGGTACCAGCAAGGATTATCTATGTACTGTGCGTTGTGGACTTGCCATTAACGAACCACAGCCCTCTGGTGAAGAAAGTATGGCTCAATGGAGTAGCAATGCTTCAACTAGTAAAAAACATGAAGAGACGAAAAACGTAAGCAGTAGTAGTGATGAAGAAAGTTGGGTTGATGTCAAAATCCCAGAGTCTCCTGTGGGAAATGACACGTCAGAATCTCAAGAAAGGAATGCGGTTGGAACCTACCAAGAAAATGCATTG GCACACTATGAAGCAACTGCTGAGATGACTGATGTGAGCCCATGTGTATCTCTTACTGTCCGTCTTCTGTCACTTCAGTCAAAGGCATCAGTGCACATTGAGGAGATCTACATATTTGCTGATCCTGTTGAGTCCACAAATGATAATTCAGTAACAGGTCGTGGAAACATGGGTGATAGTTCTTTGTTGGCCATGCTTGTTCCTGGCCTTATGCAAATGTCAAAATCAAGGAGCTGGAAAATTGATGACAGATATTTTTCTCATGGATCAAGGACTCAACTTACCCAAGATTGTGCAATAAAAGAGAGCATCCCATGTGAAAATATTGCACTGGAAGCAGGGTCTTGTAGCAAAGATGATTCAAAATATACGCCAGCAGGGGTAGAAAGTGGAATAAATCTTACAGACGGTGGAACAGTATCTAAGGAAAAAAGCAGCCAATGTGACTTCCAGTTCAAGGATCCAAAGTCTTTTCCATTGCCTCTACAAACAGCAGAAAATACACAAGTGCCATCAGTGAAGGACCAGCGAGTATCGAATACAGATCAGCTTGCTAATCCCCTCATGAATGAATTTTCCCCCCCTTACAATCATATTGAGAGAAAGCTAGATACTCTGCTCTCTAAGGTAGAGAAGATAGAATTATACTGCTCTAGGTTTGATGACAGCATGATGAAGCCCCTTGGTAGCATTGAGGCAAGGCTTCAGCGACTGGAGCAACAGTTTGATTTATTCTCTTTGGAGATTCAGTCTTTTCGAGGTTCTTCAGCTAGGATGCCAGCACCAGATGGTCAGTCTGATACGACAAACTCACAGGAGAAAGCACATAATGTTGGTAATGCTAGAACTACTGCTTCTATAACTGATAGGCAGCCAGGTCTAGCTGTCAGGGCACCAGATTTTTCTTCAGAAGATTCCTGTGGTTATAATGTAACTGATCGAGGTTTGGCTGTCAGGGCACCATATTTTTCTTCAGAAGATTCCTGTTGTTATAATGTATCTGATGAAAATCAAGTTAGCTTTCGTGGGAGTAACATGGTGCCAAGGCTACTTGTGAAGGTCCCTGATTTTATTTCTCAACCCGAGTTAACTGGCGAAAAGCTTCACAATGGGCCTTTCTCACCTGTTGCTTTTGCTCTATCTTCTGGAAAAGAACGTAAGACTTCCCCAGGTTTAGTTGTCAAAGTTCCTGAATTcccagatgatgatgatgatgatgatgatgaagtggaggaagagaaagaagcaGAAGTTGGCGATCATGATGATGGTCACACACAATATGATGATACTATGGCCAAAAGCACCGCCGACAGCTCCAAAAGCAAAATTCCTGTATCTATAAATGGTGCATTGGCTTCAGCATTGGAGGCATTACTCACTTCCACTAGAGGAACATCATCTTCGAAGTCTGTTGTTTGCACTGCCAGTAATTTAGGTGCTGAAAATACTAATGATTCCTCGAGCTGTTCTCTTTCTCCTGAAAAAGTTGATGAGATGTCCACTAAAGATGTTTCAGCCAATAAATTTCCGGGTACATTTGACAATGCAAATTTGGTTGGTACCTTCATATCTTCTCAGGAAATTGATGCGGCTCCACATACTTCTCTCTCAAAGGCAATGTTGGATGGCAAGGTTGAGGTAAATAAACAGAGCAATGATCTTAACTCGGGCAAGGTGGCATTTGTTGCAAGCACTGAACCATTGGGTGTTCCTTCACAGCCTCATGCATTTGAGGAATctattgatgatcaaagtcGGGTAAGTGGACTGAACAATGGTCCTAATTTTGGCATAGTGCCATTTGTCGCAAGCACTGGACCTTTCGATCCTCCTACAGTTTTTGAATCTGTTGATAGTGAGGCTCCGGTGAATGAAAGCAGACCTGCCGTATCCTTAGCAGAGTTTCTTGCAGCAAGGAATGCTATCTCTTGTAAGAATGGTACCTCAGAGGTATGCGGCGGTAATGATGGTGCTGAATTACTGTCCTTAGAGAGAACATTGGCTGGAGCTGGTAAAAACTCGAAAAATATCAGTCAACTGCTAGTGAAGAAAGCTCTTGAGGTTGATGCGGATGACACAGAGCTTTTTTCTAGTGTACCCGCTGTGGAAAACTTTAAAGGATCAAGCTATGCAACTACTGGGAATGCCGCTAATGGGCATGATATCAATACAATAGAAACTGTGTCAGATAAAGATTGTGGTCCGGAGAATACAGGGAACAGTGTTAGGCTTTCTGTTGGGATGGACTCTGCATTTTTACAGTGTAGCGCTACTGATTCCAAGAAAAAAGGGATTGAGAGCAGTTTGGGCTCGAGCCTAGATGAGAGCTTCTTGAAACCAAATGCGGAACATTCCTGGTCTTTGAGTAGTATGGAGTCGTTCAGTGGAGCACCTGCCAAAGAACCTGTTGTTTTAGCGACTACCACATCAGGAAAGTATGCGGAAGATCTTCTTGCAGGCATTGGAGTTGGTTCTACTGTAACCCCAATCGCTGAGGAAGAGTTTCAAAAGGTTTGTGACTTGCTTTATAATTACAAGGCTAACATGTTGGGCATGGCCTCCACAACGAAGACAACAAGTAAGGGCAGCCCATCCCTTGAAGTCTTGCTTGGCGAATCATTTGGTTCTGAAGCTCAAATTTCAGAACTGGGGGACATTCACAATGATGCCGGCATGAGTTCAGCTCAACTGTTTAGTACATTCACATCTTCAGATGATGATGCTGCTTCTGCTGCGGAAGAGTCTTTAGTTGATGTTGCTGACCTGACCAGACCATCAGAGCCATATGCTTCTGCCCTCAACGAGCCTTTGATTGATGTGGCTTGTCTGACAAACCCTTCAGGGACATATGCTCCTGCGGTGGGTGAGCCTTCGACTGATGCGTTTGATCCGCCAAACCCTTCAGAGACATATGCTTCTGGCGTGAACGAGCCCTGGGCCAACGTCGATGATCTGCCAAAACCACTGGAGATATTTGCTGGTGGGAGCAGTGGAGAACATCTTGACAGTCTCATATAG
- the LOC133890986 gene encoding remorin 4.1-like: MLSEQTAASGSSSSRGVEQERSVEESRWQPEGEDEEEVPEFRDIHALSPPPTPSQPPSYRRGRGESWGSAAGGSRHTSIRSVGSDTAPSEPFPTMSREFSAMVAAAAIANAAANGTGSDAPGNVDAMGRIGEEELEETNPLAIVPDSNPIPSPRRGSPTPAATAGDVALAGAGHGEGGVSVGQVKKEEVESKIAAWQIAEVAKVNNRFKREEVVINGWEGDQVEKASAWLKKYERKLEEKRAKAMEKAQNEVAKARRKAEEKRASAEAKRGTKVARVLELANFMRAVGRAPSTKRSFF; this comes from the exons ATGTTGAGTGAGCAGACGGCGGCTAGtggtagcagcagcagccgcgggGTCGAGCAGGAGAGAAGCGTCGAGGAGAGTCGGTGGCAGCCGGAgggggaggacgaggaggaggtgccGGAGTTCAGGGACATCCACGCGCTGagcccgccgccgacgccgagccAGCCACCGTCGTACCGCCGGGGCCGGGGGGAGTCGTGGGGGTCCGCGGCGGGCGGGAGCAGGCACACGTCGATCCGCTCCGTCGGGAGCGACACCGCCCCCAGCGAGCCCTTCCcgactatgagcagggagttctcGGCCATGGTCGCCGCAGCAGCCATCGCCAACGCCGCCGCCAACGGGACCGGGAGCGACGCCCCGGGGAACGTCGACGCGATGGGGAGGAtcggggaggaggagctggaggagacGAACCCGCTGGCCATCGTGCCGGACAGTAACCCCATCCCGTCACCGCGCCGGGGCTCGCCGACCCCCGCGGCAACGGCCGGGGACGTGGCGTTGGCCGGCGCCGGCCACGGCGAAGGTGGGGTGTCCGTGGGGCAGGtgaagaaggaggaggtggagtccAAGATCGCAGCGTGGCAGATCGCCGAGGTGGCCAAGGTCAACAACCGCTTCAAGCGCGAGGAGGTCGTCATCAACGGGTGGGAGGGCGACCAGGTCGAGAAGGCCAGCGCCTGGCTCAAGAAATACGAG AGGAAGCTGGAGGAGAAGCGGGCCAAGGCGATGGAGAAGGCGCAGAACGAGGTGGCCAAGGCGCGGCGCAAGGCGGAGGAGAAGCGCGCGTCGGCGGAGGCCAAGCGGGGCACCAAGGTGGCACGCGTGTTGGAGCTCGCCAACTTCATGAGGGCCGTCGGGAGGGCGCCCTCCACCAAGCGCTCCTTCTTCTGa